CTCGCTTCGGCCTACATTTCCTCTTCGATATACTTCTTGATGTCATCCTTGCTGGGGACCTTGCCGATTACCTTTACCTTACCGTTGACTATCAGAGCAGGGGTTATGAAGACATTGTAATCGGTAATGGCGTTCACATCCGTTACCTTCTCAATGTTGGCGTCGATCTTCATTTCCGCCACCACGCTGGTGACCTCCTGCTCCAGGGCCTTGCACTTCTTGCATCCCGGACCCAGGACTTTAATGTCCATGCTTTCTTCTCCTTTC
This genomic interval from Thermoanaerobacterales bacterium contains the following:
- a CDS encoding thioredoxin family protein, producing KGEESMDIKVLGPGCKKCKALEQEVTSVVAEMKIDANIEKVTDVNAITDYNVFITPALIVNGKVKVIGKVPSKDDIKKYIEEEM